From a single Fusarium fujikuroi IMI 58289 draft genome, chromosome FFUJ_chr03 genomic region:
- a CDS encoding related to integral membrane protein — protein sequence MLHITSSSSPVGSAIFSCIALVVISLVVLLILRYYLPLRTTPAFYLIPIFFALWLPTIVVILVPVDLASSAVTGDEDSRGIWLPERVILVSWRISYWLTFALTWFILPILAEYSDSGYREPYDKFMYSVRSNAQFHAIVLGFGFVGLIYYVISSGFSFKVDVIKGTIMALAYCWGLILAIYLMGHGLVSIPRRLMRGASISGRLRRLQSKAPKVYEEMEDSITKLEDIEVQVAELGRRKTGSANTYRDWIEELQEMANLPESQPRGTRFGSSSDNNIIPHVITEKYLADLTRKYVRARHARSRYVNAWSDLVQEAAEAQAILDSAASKKLDFGEVSPHATFWEKTAILTPYTRYLYYYQILPYAQVLLGLFLAAASACIVWSEVVKFAFPKLSIIRLTVVHHWVGDKPEVGFAGQAISSFWICYMCAAALISMTEVKVWRGRALVRRNTAHESAFWYAMQVAKLTIPISYNFITFLSSQVYNKTVFYHFLGQLIDFTPLGRYFDDLFPVVVLFPVFATLFGIYGRVKRIFVGMDVMDDEEENGTTYGTGSWREGRDLISRELGGNTLFHRREDALARIGAAGTVGGRSAPILSIPSAHGAASSPARSPARAPAANARRGPEHRYGANWNDEPPEDDNLFTIIGHRMKNTMDGIEAPKWFSDIKKPKWMGGDDDTAGAGSSSSGPDFRRWFGGSSEGQIRI from the exons ATGTTACACATAACGAGCAGTTCTTCGCCGGTTGGCTCTGCCATCTTCTCGTGCATCGCTTTAGTTGTCATATCCCTCGTCGTTCTCCTTATTCTACGATACTATCTCCCGCTACGAACGACACCAGCCTTTTATCTCattcccatcttcttcgccttaTGGCTACCAACCATTGTCGTGATTCTCGTTCCGGTCGATCTTGCCTCGAGCGCAGTTACTGGTGATGAAGACTCAAGGGGGATATGGCTGCCTGAGCGAGTCATACTTGTTTCATGGCGCATTTCATATTGGTTAACATTTGCGTTGACATG GTTTATTCTTCCAATCCTTGCCGAATACTCCGACTCTGGATACCGAGAACCATACGACAAGTTCATGTACTCGGTTCGTAGCAATGCCCAGTTTCACGCCATCGTCTTAGGTTTTGGTTTCGTAGGGCTCATTTACTATGTCATCTCCTccggcttctccttcaaggtcGACGTTATTAAGGGCACTATTATGGCTCTCGCATACTGTTGGGGATTAATTCTCGCCATCTATCTCATGGGCCACGGCTTGGTGTCGATACCTCGACGACTCATGCGCGGCGCAAGCATCAGCGGACGACTACGACGACTCCAGAGCAAGGCGCCCAAGGTTTATGAAGAGATGGAGGACTCGATTACAAAACTTGAGGATATTGAGGTTCAGGTTGCGGAGCTTGGCCGACGCAAGACAGGAAGCGCAAACACATACCGAGACTGGATCGAAGAACTGCAAGAAATGGCCAATCTTCCCGAGTCGCAACCCCGAGGCACCCGGTTTGGTTCCAGCTCCGATAACAATATTATTCCACATGTCATCACCGAAAAGTATCTCGCCGATCTCACTAGGAAGTATGTGCGCGCCAGACACGCTCGATCTCGATATGTCAATGCTTGGAGTGACCTCgttcaagaagctgctgaagcgCAAGCGATCCTGGACTCGGCAGCATCGAAAAAGCTCGACTTTGGTGAGGTATCACCTCATGCGACTTTTTGGGAAAAGACCGCCATCCTGACACCATATACTCGATACCTCTACTATTATCAAATCTTGCCTTATGCTCAAGTCCTTCTCGGGTTATTCTTGGCAGCAGCGTCGGCTTGTATTGTCTGGTCTGAGGTCGTCAAGTTTGCATTCCCCAAGCTTTCTATCATCAGATTAACTGTGGTTCATCATTGGGTTGGCGATAAGCCTGAAGTCGGCTTCGCTGGACAGGCCATCTCGTCATTCTGGATCTGCTACATGTGTGCAGCGGCACTCATTTCGATGACCGAGGTCAAAGTCTGGCGAGGTCGAGCCCTTGTTCGACGAAACACGGCTCATGAGTCCGCTTTCTGGTATGCGATGCAGGTGGCCAAACTGACTATTCCTATCTCTTACAATTTCATCACCTTCCTTTCGAGCCAGGTCTATAACAAGACTGTATTTTATCACTTTCTCGGACAGCTCATCGACTTTACACCACTGGGTCGTTATTTTGACGACCTATTTCCTGTGGTCGTACTATTTCCTGTCTTTGCTACCCTTTTTGGCATTTACGGTCGGGTCAAACGAATCTTTGTTGGTATGGATGTAatggacgacgaagaggagaatgGCACCACTTATGGTACTGGCTCCTGGCGTGAAGGCCGAGATCTCATCTCTCGTGAACTTGGTGGAAACACCCTCTTTCATCGCAGAGAAGATGCACTTGCTAGAATAGGGGCTGCTGGAACAGTCGGTGGTAGATCTGCTCCAATATTGTCTATACCATCTGCCCATGGCGCCGCTTCTTCACCTGCACGGTCTCCAGCTCGAGCTCCAGCTGCGAATGCCCGCCGTGGTCCAGAACATCGCTATGGTGCGAACTGGAACGACGAGCCGCCCGAAGACGATAACCTCTTTACCATCATCGGCCACCGTATGAAAAACACCATGGATGGTATCGAAGCCCCTAAATGGTTTAGCgatatcaagaagccaaagtgGATgggtggcgatgatgatacGGCAGGGGCTGGATCATCAAGCTCGGGACCTGATTTCCGTAGGTGGTTTGGTGGTTCCAGCGAAGGCCAGATCCGTATCTAG